A stretch of DNA from Ciona intestinalis chromosome 8, KH, whole genome shotgun sequence:
AGTTCCAAAAGGTTCTGATCAACGaagagaaaaaagagaaaggAGAGAAAAATCATCCAGGCATGAAATTCGTGATGAAGAAGATTATagaagagaaaaagaaaaaaggagaGAAGAGAGACATCGGAAAAGGGAAGAAGAAGGCAGAAGTGAGAGAAGAAATCATGAAACACCAGAAGAAAGAGCAAAGAGAAAAGAAAAGGTAAAACAGCATTTGCATTTACtaattataaacttatttaatgtgtttattGGATGATgtggtattttaaattagctataactgtttttttctaatgttATAATTATCGTAAGagtttttgccttttttacAGGAGAGACGACAACGTGAGAGAGAGGAAAAAAGAGgaaggtaaatatattgttgATG
This window harbors:
- the LOC108949714 gene encoding nucleolar protein 58-like, with product MKIIENIEVKTKTKKDDKFQKVLINEEKKEKGEKNHPGMKFVMKKIIEEKKKKGEKRDIGKGKKKAEVREEIMKHQKKEQREKKRRDDNVRERKKEEAQQKMGKEGKGNMKEEKTNTKGMQG